The segment GGCGACAGGTGAGAATTCCCCGCCCTGTGGCAGCAACCTGTTGAACGACGTTACTCCCTCCTGCACCGTCCACGCGAAACTTTGTAACAGGTGTTACACGTTTTCGCGCGGCAAGACCGCACGATCGGCCGGGCGGGAAGGGGCGAGGACGACTGTCGCGACTAGTCGACCGAGATCGCGCGGCCACCCTCACGTTTGTCGTAGCTGCGGAAGGCAAACATCGTTTCGCTGTCGACGATCCCATCGGTCTTCAACAACTGGTCCGTCACGATCGATTCGATTTTGTCGATCTGGTCGCACTTGATCATCACAAGCAGATCGTAGCGACCGGAGATCGAATAGACCTCGGTGATGTCGGGAATCTCCAGCAGCTTCTCGGCGGTGCCGGTGACTTTGTTGTGGTCGATCTTGAGCAGGACGATTGCGGTGGCCATGAGCGCGGGGTTTGCGCGCGAACCTACTCGCGGTTTGCCTACACACAAGGGGGAAGCGCCGCGTGATTTTTTATCGCCCAAGCGACGCGACCGCTCGGCGGTTGAGTTACGAAAACATCGCGCGACGCACTCGGGCGCCGGCGAGC is part of the Opitutus terrae PB90-1 genome and harbors:
- a CDS encoding Lrp/AsnC family transcriptional regulator yields the protein MATAIVLLKIDHNKVTGTAEKLLEIPDITEVYSISGRYDLLVMIKCDQIDKIESIVTDQLLKTDGIVDSETMFAFRSYDKREGGRAISVD